The following proteins come from a genomic window of Pseudomonas putida:
- a CDS encoding DUF883 family protein encodes MASKSAKTAQEILMADFQALVRDTEKLLADTANLAGDQADELREQIHERLTQARETLQLTQESVRERGQAALGSAEHYVQENPWQAIGIAAGVGLLIGLLANRR; translated from the coding sequence ATGGCCAGCAAATCGGCAAAGACTGCACAAGAAATATTGATGGCGGACTTCCAGGCTTTGGTCCGTGACACCGAGAAACTCCTGGCGGACACCGCCAACCTGGCGGGCGACCAGGCCGATGAGCTGCGTGAGCAGATCCACGAGCGCCTTACTCAGGCCCGGGAAACCTTGCAACTGACTCAGGAATCGGTGCGTGAGCGTGGCCAGGCGGCCTTGGGTAGTGCCGAGCATTACGTTCAGGAAAACCCTTGGCAGGCCATCGGCATTGCCGCAGGTGTCGGCCTGCTGATCGGGCTGCTGGCCAATCGGCGTTAA
- a CDS encoding D-Ala-D-Ala carboxypeptidase family metallohydrolase, translating to MFITPNFTLEEMIVSQVASREGLDNTPSQQVISNLHLLCDALEQVRALFGLPVIISSGYRSPALNKRIGGSPRSQHLRGLAADFEIFGISNREVVRQVSASAVSFDQIILEFDSWVHLSVTPGVPRREVLTIRRGTGYLPGLQ from the coding sequence ATGTTCATCACACCAAATTTTACCCTTGAAGAGATGATTGTCTCGCAAGTCGCCTCTCGGGAAGGGCTGGACAATACGCCATCGCAGCAAGTCATCAGCAACCTGCATCTGCTCTGTGACGCCCTTGAGCAGGTGCGGGCTTTGTTTGGTCTGCCGGTGATCATCAGCAGTGGCTACCGGTCCCCCGCGTTGAACAAGCGTATAGGCGGCTCCCCGCGTAGCCAGCACCTGCGCGGGTTGGCCGCTGACTTCGAGATATTCGGCATCAGTAATCGAGAAGTGGTCCGCCAAGTGAGTGCAAGCGCGGTGAGTTTCGACCAGATAATCCTCGAGTTCGACAGTTGGGTCCACCTGTCGGTAACGCCGGGCGTGCCGCGTCGTGAAGTGCTGACCATCCGCAGGGGCACAGGCTACCTGCCAGGTTTGCAGTGA
- a CDS encoding response regulator transcription factor, which translates to MHSVFIVDDHPVIRLAVRMLLENQNYKVVGESDNGVDAMQMIRETLPDLVILDISIPKLDGLEVLSRFQTMALPLKVLILTAQSPALFAVRCMHSGAAGYVCKQEDLSELLSAIKAVLAGYNYFPSQAIHTGHETAGTDLTLFRQVNDRELMVLQLFAQGRSNKEIAKGMFLSNKTVSTYKKRLMQKLQVDTLVDLIEMAKRNALV; encoded by the coding sequence ATGCACTCCGTATTTATTGTCGATGACCATCCCGTCATCCGCCTGGCTGTCCGTATGCTGCTTGAAAACCAGAACTACAAAGTCGTAGGCGAATCGGACAATGGCGTGGACGCCATGCAGATGATCCGCGAAACGCTGCCCGACCTAGTGATTCTCGATATCAGCATCCCCAAGCTTGATGGCCTCGAGGTACTCTCGCGCTTTCAAACCATGGCCTTGCCGCTGAAGGTGCTGATCCTGACTGCGCAATCGCCCGCGCTGTTCGCCGTACGCTGCATGCACTCAGGTGCAGCAGGCTATGTATGCAAACAGGAAGACCTGAGCGAACTGCTCAGCGCTATCAAGGCGGTACTTGCCGGATACAACTACTTTCCCAGCCAGGCCATCCACACCGGCCACGAAACAGCAGGCACTGATCTCACGCTTTTCCGCCAGGTCAATGATCGCGAACTGATGGTGCTGCAACTTTTCGCCCAAGGGCGCAGCAACAAGGAAATTGCCAAAGGCATGTTTCTCAGCAACAAGACCGTCAGCACTTACAAGAAGCGCCTGATGCAGAAGCTCCAGGTCGACACCTTGGTCGACCTTATTGAAATGGCCAAACGTAACGCGCTGGTCTGA
- a CDS encoding deoxyguanosinetriphosphate triphosphohydrolase — MDWHTLLTRERLGKALYSPEELGRSPFHKDHDRIIFSGAFRRLGRKTQVHPVSSNDHIHTRLTHSLEVSCVGRSLGMRVGETLRDSLPDWCEPSDLGMIVQSACLAHDIGNPPFGHSGEDAIRHWFQQAAGRGWLDDMTDDERGDFLNFEGNAQGFRVLTQLEYHQFDGGTRLTYATLGTYLKYPWTARHADALGYKKHKFGCYQSELPLLEQIAQKLGLPLLEPQRWARHPLVYLMEAADDICYGLIDLEDGLEMELLQYAEVEALLLDLVGDDLPETYRQLGPADSRRRKLAILRGKAIEHLTNAAASAFVEQQQALLAGHLSGDLVEHMHGPAKRCVLQAKDMARNKIFQDKRKTLHEIGAYTTLEILLNTFCAAALEQHGGRTPSFKSRRVLDLIGNNAPHPHDSLHKAYLRMIDFIAGMTDSYASEMAREMTGRSSPT, encoded by the coding sequence TTGGACTGGCATACACTGCTCACCCGCGAGCGCCTGGGCAAAGCCCTGTACAGCCCCGAGGAACTGGGGCGCAGCCCCTTCCACAAAGATCACGACCGGATCATCTTCTCAGGCGCGTTCCGCCGCCTGGGGCGCAAAACCCAAGTCCATCCCGTCTCCAGCAACGATCATATTCACACGCGCCTGACACATTCCCTTGAAGTAAGTTGCGTAGGGCGCTCATTGGGCATGCGCGTCGGCGAAACGCTGCGCGACAGCCTGCCAGACTGGTGCGAACCCAGTGATCTGGGCATGATCGTGCAGTCCGCCTGCCTGGCCCACGACATCGGCAACCCACCGTTCGGCCACTCAGGTGAAGATGCCATCCGCCACTGGTTCCAGCAGGCTGCAGGGCGCGGCTGGCTGGATGACATGACGGATGACGAGCGCGGCGACTTCCTCAACTTCGAAGGCAATGCTCAAGGGTTTCGCGTACTCACCCAGCTTGAGTATCACCAGTTCGATGGCGGTACCCGACTGACCTACGCCACCCTGGGTACTTATCTCAAATACCCTTGGACCGCCCGGCATGCCGATGCCCTGGGGTACAAGAAGCATAAGTTCGGCTGCTACCAGAGCGAATTGCCGCTGCTTGAACAGATCGCCCAGAAGCTCGGCCTGCCGCTACTGGAGCCGCAGCGCTGGGCGCGTCATCCTCTGGTCTACCTGATGGAGGCAGCCGATGACATTTGCTACGGCCTGATCGACCTGGAAGATGGCCTGGAGATGGAGTTGCTGCAGTACGCCGAAGTGGAGGCGCTGCTGCTCGACCTGGTGGGTGATGACTTGCCAGAAACGTATCGCCAGCTTGGCCCTGCAGATTCGCGGCGACGCAAGCTGGCCATCTTGCGTGGCAAAGCCATCGAGCACCTGACCAACGCCGCTGCGAGCGCCTTCGTCGAGCAACAGCAGGCATTGCTTGCCGGGCATTTGAGTGGCGACCTGGTCGAGCACATGCACGGCCCGGCCAAGCGCTGCGTGCTCCAGGCCAAGGACATGGCACGCAACAAGATATTCCAGGACAAGCGCAAGACGCTGCACGAAATCGGTGCCTACACTACCCTCGAAATCCTGCTTAACACGTTCTGTGCTGCGGCCCTCGAGCAGCATGGCGGGCGTACCCCCTCCTTCAAGAGCCGCCGCGTACTCGATCTGATTGGTAACAATGCCCCACACCCGCATGATTCTCTGCACAAAGCCTACCTACGCATGATCGATTTCATCGCCGGCATGACCGACAGCTATGCCAGCGAAATGGCCCGCGAGATGACCGGGCGGTCCAGCCCGACCTGA
- a CDS encoding ammonium transporter, giving the protein MDNMHSAMDSLVHGSNTLFILMGAILVLAMHAGFAFLEVGTVRHKNQVNALSKILSDFAISALVYFFIGYWVAYGVSFLHPASQLAADHGYALVKCFFLLTFAAAIPAIISGGIAERARFVPQLCATALIVAFIYPFFEGVVWNGNFGAQAWLQARFGAPFHDFAGSVVVHAMGGWLALVAVLLLGARRGRYRDGRLVAFAPSSIPFLALGSWILIIGWFGFNVMSAQTLQGVSGLVAINSLMAMVGGTLAALLAGRNDPGFLHNGPLAGLVAICAGSDLMHPIGALATGLVAGVLFVWSFTAAQNRWKIDDVLGVWPLHGLCGVWGGIACGIFGQAGLGGMGGVSLISQLIGSLAGVLIALLGGFVVYGLIRAVLGLRLSHEQEFQGADLSLHRIGATSQD; this is encoded by the coding sequence ATGGACAACATGCACAGCGCCATGGACTCCCTGGTCCACGGTTCCAATACTCTCTTCATCCTCATGGGCGCCATTCTGGTGCTTGCCATGCACGCGGGCTTCGCGTTTCTCGAAGTGGGCACCGTGCGCCACAAGAACCAGGTTAATGCCTTATCGAAGATACTCAGCGATTTCGCCATCTCGGCGCTGGTGTATTTCTTCATCGGTTACTGGGTTGCCTATGGCGTGAGCTTTCTGCACCCGGCATCCCAGCTGGCCGCCGACCACGGCTATGCTCTGGTCAAATGCTTTTTCCTGCTGACGTTTGCAGCAGCGATACCGGCAATCATCTCCGGGGGCATCGCCGAGCGTGCGCGGTTCGTGCCTCAGCTGTGTGCCACAGCGTTGATCGTAGCCTTCATTTATCCGTTCTTCGAGGGCGTGGTATGGAATGGCAACTTCGGCGCACAGGCATGGCTGCAGGCGCGCTTTGGTGCGCCGTTCCATGACTTTGCAGGGTCTGTGGTGGTGCATGCGATGGGCGGCTGGCTGGCACTGGTGGCAGTGCTGCTGCTGGGTGCACGGCGGGGGCGGTACCGTGATGGTCGGCTGGTGGCCTTCGCTCCGTCGAGCATTCCGTTCCTGGCACTGGGCTCCTGGATCCTTATCATCGGCTGGTTCGGCTTCAACGTCATGAGCGCACAGACCTTGCAAGGCGTCAGTGGCCTGGTGGCGATCAATTCGCTGATGGCCATGGTAGGTGGCACCCTGGCAGCTTTGTTGGCCGGGCGTAACGACCCTGGTTTCCTGCACAACGGGCCGCTGGCTGGTCTGGTGGCGATCTGTGCAGGTTCAGACCTGATGCATCCGATCGGTGCGCTGGCTACTGGCCTTGTGGCCGGTGTGTTGTTCGTGTGGAGCTTCACTGCCGCGCAAAACCGCTGGAAGATCGACGATGTGCTAGGCGTGTGGCCATTGCACGGGCTGTGCGGCGTATGGGGCGGGATAGCCTGTGGCATCTTCGGCCAGGCAGGCCTTGGCGGTATGGGGGGCGTCAGCCTGATCAGCCAGTTGATCGGAAGCCTGGCCGGGGTACTGATTGCGCTGCTTGGGGGCTTTGTTGTGTACGGCTTGATACGCGCAGTACTAGGCCTGCGCCTGAGCCATGAGCAGGAGTTCCAGGGCGCCGACTTGTCGCTGCACCGCATCGGTGCCACCAGCCAGGATTGA
- a CDS encoding glutaredoxin family protein, with the protein MLPECQLFGTVGCHLCEVAEAVLMPFVDHGLLVELVDIAESEALFERYGLIIPVLRRCDTSAELHWPFDPEQVVAFLEQ; encoded by the coding sequence ATGCTGCCTGAATGCCAACTCTTCGGCACCGTTGGGTGCCACTTGTGCGAAGTGGCCGAAGCCGTTCTCATGCCTTTCGTCGATCATGGTCTGCTGGTCGAGCTGGTCGATATCGCCGAGAGCGAGGCGCTGTTCGAGCGCTACGGGCTTATCATTCCCGTGCTGCGTCGTTGCGATACCTCGGCGGAACTGCACTGGCCGTTCGATCCTGAACAGGTTGTTGCCTTTCTCGAGCAATGA
- a CDS encoding phage holin family protein: MENDAIGTGASGRRLGAAILGLLHSHIELFGIELQEQKGRTLSLLLFAGLALVFALLLLTALSGLLLVLLWDSYRLAGIIGLCVFYGVAALYCGLRLKAAVFDESSPFGATLEELAKDRERLLP, translated from the coding sequence ATGGAGAATGACGCCATTGGTACCGGCGCTTCAGGCAGGCGCCTGGGCGCCGCGATACTGGGGCTGCTGCACAGCCATATCGAACTGTTCGGTATCGAACTGCAGGAGCAGAAAGGACGTACTCTGAGCCTGCTGCTGTTCGCTGGCCTGGCGCTGGTGTTCGCTCTGCTGCTGCTGACGGCCTTGTCGGGCCTGCTGCTGGTGTTGCTGTGGGACAGCTACCGCCTGGCAGGGATCATCGGCCTGTGTGTGTTTTATGGTGTGGCTGCACTGTATTGCGGCCTTCGCCTGAAGGCTGCGGTATTCGACGAGTCCTCGCCGTTTGGCGCCACCCTCGAAGAACTTGCCAAGGACCGGGAGCGCCTGCTGCCATGA